One Chitinophaga sp. H8 DNA window includes the following coding sequences:
- a CDS encoding lysoplasmalogenase has product MLKSIWLVLYFITLLADLIFVGFDMGAIRFTSKPLLMVLLALYFMSNTGHVRAIYRYLLLAALAFSFGGDVLLMFDGRGMTFFIAGLGSFLLAHMMYILFFLKIRYTNDPRPDCHYFAAFITEAIVIAFIFFMLPYLGDMTIPVIIYAIGISFTLLCALHAFRLQQQTAGWYCILGAILFIISDSLIAVGKFYQPIPLGGVLVMLTYGLAQAGLVYGSTRYLNSRV; this is encoded by the coding sequence ATGCTGAAATCCATCTGGTTAGTCCTTTACTTTATCACACTGCTGGCAGATCTTATTTTCGTTGGTTTTGACATGGGAGCCATCCGTTTTACTTCCAAGCCTTTATTGATGGTCCTGCTGGCATTATACTTTATGAGCAATACCGGCCATGTCCGCGCAATATACCGTTACCTTCTCCTGGCAGCGCTTGCCTTTTCTTTTGGGGGTGATGTATTGCTGATGTTTGATGGGAGGGGCATGACATTTTTTATAGCCGGGCTAGGCAGTTTCCTGCTGGCACATATGATGTATATCCTTTTTTTCCTCAAAATCAGGTATACCAACGATCCCCGCCCCGATTGCCATTATTTTGCGGCCTTTATCACCGAGGCCATCGTGATTGCTTTTATATTTTTTATGTTGCCGTACCTGGGTGATATGACCATTCCGGTAATCATATACGCGATTGGCATTTCCTTTACCCTGTTATGCGCACTCCATGCTTTCCGGTTACAGCAGCAAACAGCAGGCTGGTACTGTATACTAGGTGCTATACTATTCATCATCTCCGACTCCCTGATTGCCGTCGGTAAATTCTATCAACCCATCCCCCTGGGAGGAGTACTGGTAATGCTTACCTATGGATTAGCACAGGCTGGTCTGGTATATGGCAGTACAAGGTATTTGAATTCCCGTGTTTAA